In Calypte anna isolate BGI_N300 chromosome Z, bCalAnn1_v1.p, whole genome shotgun sequence, the following are encoded in one genomic region:
- the FAM169A gene encoding soluble lamin-associated protein of 75 kDa yields MPFPVDILTSSSHEDLRRSSEEYMSKLMSQNPYQPQFLSLPGHGKIPISLSTVGYLPLYGEDQTHKILGLFAPPDCLTAVALYLADQWWSSDDIVRTSAPDRQGFHQVKSVGERVVLYVLNRIIYRKQEMEEDEVPFLCHRSNDYAKILWKKGEAIGFYSVKLKGSAFNSNGDKKYGLSVLDTVFVRKKHRGKDSLLTILEDFVDSFNEKSLGLRYPLSPLLYTACKQYLEKYPNDKSLLWEVEGVGKWFQRVSIKKKIERETLRIAEEKTLQKETETKAYFQEASLWAGEQKTDLETQLNTDSLQVKEPIEVHASTPQVPGFVWTQSSQQKCPRTGKRRQESEPGTSQGNVENALLVSESRLELPAHTPEDSEDLVEKSTDDSSEDADRMVVENKVQSASAAGLHLLPTEKKSEKEETPSEPLNGEVTEETGKTSHVSEEKTVNEVQSGEPEVHSENQGEESVVDCVPVILESSAKPSDDTLPEKDLNENDSEVLAEESTILLIQDSGEQQESEKTTTENASASASKEESSDNGLPRSVVIEAMEESSSENGLEDPNEAGHGQLTDRSVLIVEVEGVSFQQSAGQEGQKNELEEHSEAPVEQAEPSTQTAMEQQAADSSSEEAEIEVPVVDRRPYRRRARGYKGPPRKKGKPA; encoded by the exons ATGCCATTCCCTGTGGATATTTTGACCAGCAGCAGTCATGAGGACTTGAGAAGATCATCAGAAGAGTACATGTCTAAACTTATGAGTCAGAATCCATATCAGCCTCAATTCTTGTCTCTGCCAGGCCATGGCAAA ATTCCTATCAGCTTGTCAACGGTGGGCTACCTTCCCCTATATGGTGAAGACCAGACACACAAAATTCTTGGGTTGTTTGCACCACCCGATTGTCTCACAG CTGTAGCCCTGTATCTTGCTGACCAGTGGTGGTCATCTGATGACATTGTGAGAACATCTGCCCCTGATAGACAGGGCTTTCATCAG GTGAAGTCTGTTGGAGAGAGGGTTGTACTCTATGTTCTGAATCGAATTATTTATCGGAAGcaagaaatggaagaagatGAGGTCCCTTTTCTCTGTCATCGTAGCAATGACTATGCTAAGATCTtgtggaaaaaaggagaggCCATTGGGTTCTATTCTGTTAAACTTAAAG GAAGTGCTTTTAACTCAAATGGTGATAAGAAATATGGGCTGTCGGTGCTAGACACAGTATTTGTAAGAAAGAAACATCGTGGGAAGGACTCTCTGCTAACAATTTTGGAAGACTTTGTGGATTCCTTCAATGAGAAATCTCTTGGCCTACGATACCCACTGTCACCCTTGTTGTACACAG CTTGTAAGCAATATCTTGAGAAGTATCCTAATGATAAGTCACTCTTATGGGAAGTGGAGGGAGTAGGAAAGTGGTTCCAGAGAGTATCTATTAAGAAGAAGATAGAAAGAGAAACTCTCAGAATTGCAG AAGAAAAGACATTGCAGAAAGAAACTGAGACTAAGGCTTATTTTCAGGAGGCCTCATTATGGGCAGGTGAACAGAAGACTGATCTAGAAACACAGCTAAAT ACAGATTCTCTACAAGTTAAAGAACCAATAGAAGTCCATGCAAGCACACCTCAAG ttcctggttttgtttggacACAAAGCAGCCAGCAAAAATGTCCCAGAACAGGAAAACGTAGACAGGAATCTGAACCTGGAACTTCCCAAGGAAATGTCGAAAATGCTCTCCTGGTGTCAGAAAGCAG gctggaaCTTCCTGCCCACACACCTGAAGACTCTGAAGACTTAGTAGAAAAATCCACGGACGATAGTTCTGAGGACGCTGACAGAATGGTTGTTGAAAATAAGGTCCAGTCTGCGTCAGCAGCAGGGCTACATTTATTAcccactgagaaaaaaagtgagaaggAG GAAACACCATCAGAACCTCTTAATGGTGAGGTAACAGAAGAAACTGGTAAGACCTCACATGTGTCTGAAGAGAAGACAGTAAATGAAGTTCAAAGTGGTGAACCAGAAGTGCACTCTGAGAATCAAGGAGAAGAATCGGTGGTGGACTGTGTTCCAGTAATCCTTGAGTCTTCAGCAAAACCTTCAGATGACACGTTACCAGAGAAG GACTTAAATGAAAATGATTCAGAAGTGCTGGCTGAAGAAAGTACAATACTATTGATACAGGACAGTGGCGAACAGCAAGAGTCTGAAAAGACCACCACTGAAAATGCATCTGCTTCAGCCTCAAAAGAGGAGTCCTCTGACAATGGTTTGCCCAGATCTGTAGTAATTGAAGCAATGGAAGAATCTTCTTCTGAAAATGGTTTGGAAGATCCAAATGAAGCAGGGCATGGCCAGCTGACTGATAGGTCTGTGCTAATTGTTGAAGTCGAGGGTGTTTCCTTTCAGCAGTCTGCTGGACAGGAAGGACAGAAGAACGAGCTGGAAGAGCATTCAGAAGCACCTGTTGAGCAGGCAGAACCGTCCACGCAGACAGCAATGGAGCAGCaagctgctgacagcagctcagaggaagcagaaattgAGGTACCTGTGGTAGATCGCAGACCCTATCGAAGAAGGGCCAGAGGCTACAAAGGTCCAcccaggaaaaaaggaaagccagcttaa